The following coding sequences are from one Desulfonatronum sp. SC1 window:
- a CDS encoding glycosyltransferase family 2 protein: MSNPHLNIAAAQRERVNQLPSVSIIVPAYDEEIVLPRFHERTRAVLQATGCPYEFIFVNDGSRDATLEVLHQLRRFDEHITIINLSRNFGKEAALTAGLDHACGDVVVIIDADLQDPPELIHDFLAGWREGYDVVYAVRTTREGESWFKQFTSKWFYRCIQRVSDTPIPVDTGDFRLMSRRAVQALAQLREQNRFMKGLFAWIGYPTKPVRYARDPRNAGVSKWNYWKLWNFALDGITSFSTAPLRISAYLGLFTALFAFLYAIVVIYKTLMFGDPVQGYPSLMVVTLFLGGVQLVFIGILGEYLGRIYNETKRRPLYLLDGVAPSELRLHLADSPEHIAPPDLSQPRRPHP, from the coding sequence ATGTCCAACCCTCACTTGAACATTGCGGCCGCGCAACGCGAACGGGTCAACCAACTTCCCTCCGTGTCCATCATCGTTCCGGCCTACGACGAGGAAATTGTTCTCCCGCGTTTCCATGAACGTACGCGGGCCGTGCTCCAGGCCACCGGTTGCCCCTACGAGTTCATCTTCGTAAATGACGGCAGTCGCGATGCCACGCTGGAAGTCTTGCACCAGCTGCGCCGCTTTGATGAACATATCACCATCATCAATCTTTCTCGCAACTTCGGCAAGGAGGCAGCCTTGACCGCGGGCCTGGACCATGCCTGCGGGGATGTCGTGGTCATCATTGACGCCGACCTGCAGGACCCTCCGGAGTTGATCCACGATTTCCTCGCTGGTTGGCGCGAAGGATACGATGTCGTCTATGCCGTACGAACTACCCGCGAAGGCGAGTCTTGGTTCAAACAATTCACCTCCAAGTGGTTCTATCGCTGCATCCAGAGGGTCAGCGACACCCCGATACCCGTGGACACCGGGGATTTTCGTCTGATGAGCCGCCGAGCGGTCCAGGCCTTGGCCCAGCTTCGAGAACAAAACAGGTTCATGAAAGGCCTCTTCGCCTGGATCGGCTATCCGACCAAACCCGTCCGGTATGCCCGCGATCCCCGCAATGCAGGTGTCTCCAAGTGGAATTATTGGAAACTCTGGAATTTCGCTCTGGACGGGATCACGTCCTTTTCCACTGCTCCCTTGCGGATATCGGCGTACCTCGGCTTGTTCACGGCGCTGTTCGCCTTTCTCTACGCCATTGTCGTCATCTACAAGACCCTGATGTTCGGTGATCCGGTGCAGGGATACCCCTCATTGATGGTTGTGACCCTTTTTCTTGGGGGCGTGCAACTGGTCTTCATCGGGATTCTTGGTGAATATCTAGGGAGAATCTACAACGAAACAAAGCGGAGACCGCTGTATCTTTTGGATGGCGTCGCCCCTTCGGAACTTCGACTCCACCTCGCGGACTCTCCAGAACACATCGCTCCTCCCGACCTTTCTCAACCACGCCGTCCCCATCCATGA
- a CDS encoding lysylphosphatidylglycerol synthase transmembrane domain-containing protein has product MANVPPKKTQFVVRVVLSFGLLAILAYSINLQDLAGLLLGVRPEFVLLVLAAQLVDRLINTWRWQVMLRAQGVVLPLWPLFRIQMTTGCLGSFLPSNVGVDVLRMMAISKCTDRSIQAVAASALDRGLNVGITLIVAAIAGIFAAGRYLPWSVALAMIVLCFAFFIIGLVFTRPTLSRMLGPLIKRTLGVGLSEKLKTIYQSFLEYGRQPRILALASALTLLILLVRVMIVYLEALALNIHIDFLALALVMPLAWILLMLPISVGGIGLQEGAFFAALRGLGVSGAGAVSISILEHLLSRIVILPGFYFYLRGGLVGARKDEIVRCASTVSQQDRPL; this is encoded by the coding sequence GTGGCAAACGTACCCCCCAAGAAAACCCAGTTCGTTGTTCGGGTTGTCCTGAGCTTTGGCCTCCTTGCAATTCTGGCCTACAGCATCAACCTCCAGGATCTTGCTGGCCTGCTCCTGGGGGTTCGCCCCGAGTTTGTCCTGCTCGTCCTTGCAGCCCAGCTTGTGGACCGGTTGATCAACACCTGGAGGTGGCAAGTCATGTTACGGGCCCAAGGGGTGGTCCTACCCCTATGGCCGTTGTTTCGAATTCAGATGACCACCGGGTGCCTGGGGAGTTTTCTGCCGTCCAACGTAGGCGTGGACGTGCTGCGCATGATGGCCATCTCCAAGTGTACCGACAGATCTATCCAGGCAGTGGCCGCGTCAGCCCTGGATCGTGGTCTTAATGTCGGCATCACATTGATCGTCGCCGCCATTGCTGGAATCTTCGCCGCCGGGCGGTATCTTCCCTGGTCCGTCGCCCTGGCCATGATTGTGTTATGCTTTGCTTTTTTTATCATTGGGCTTGTCTTCACCCGGCCCACTCTCTCCAGGATGCTTGGCCCCTTGATCAAACGCACCCTCGGCGTCGGCCTTTCCGAAAAACTGAAAACCATTTATCAGAGCTTTCTTGAGTACGGCCGACAGCCACGCATTCTTGCCCTGGCCTCGGCACTCACGCTGCTGATTTTGCTTGTTCGGGTCATGATCGTCTATCTTGAAGCTCTGGCCTTGAATATTCATATCGATTTTCTCGCTCTGGCCCTGGTCATGCCTCTGGCCTGGATCCTCCTCATGCTGCCGATCTCCGTTGGCGGTATCGGGTTGCAGGAAGGCGCGTTTTTCGCCGCCTTGCGAGGTCTTGGCGTCTCCGGTGCCGGGGCTGTAAGCATTTCCATCTTGGAGCATCTACTGAGCAGAATCGTCATCCTGCCCGGCTTCTACTTCTACCTCCGCGGCGGGCTCGTCGGGGCAAGAAAAGATGAAATCGTCCGCTGCGCATCAACGGTCTCGCAGCAAGACCGCCCGCTGTAG
- a CDS encoding bifunctional 2-polyprenyl-6-hydroxyphenol methylase/3-demethylubiquinol 3-O-methyltransferase UbiG, protein MPLNALRKLSFLVKNHPLVRPVLERNRWLVAAYFDWRYRKPDTYNYSASEEERIKRERIASFLGDRHYTNILEVGCGEGYMTTVLAPLGERLLGIDISKIAVERARRMHAGNPRVSFLKADVFTFRPKETYDLITCSEILCYLNLEQIDQAVRNLIAHLAPGGRLLAVDVFASGESEEGLELKKIGARTIHPLLEAIPGLTSTQVQTHPGYEMMLFEKTTASGSDT, encoded by the coding sequence ATGCCACTCAACGCTCTGCGAAAATTGTCTTTCTTGGTCAAAAACCATCCGTTGGTTCGACCTGTTCTCGAACGGAACCGCTGGCTTGTCGCGGCCTATTTCGACTGGCGGTACCGCAAACCGGACACGTACAATTACTCCGCAAGTGAGGAAGAGCGGATCAAGCGGGAGCGCATCGCATCATTTCTGGGTGACCGCCACTACACCAACATTCTTGAGGTCGGTTGTGGAGAAGGGTACATGACCACGGTCCTGGCACCGCTGGGGGAGCGCCTTCTGGGAATTGATATTTCCAAGATCGCCGTGGAGCGAGCCAGACGGATGCATGCGGGCAACCCCCGTGTTTCATTTCTGAAGGCCGATGTGTTTACGTTTCGCCCCAAGGAAACGTATGACTTGATCACCTGCTCTGAAATACTTTGCTATCTGAACCTTGAACAGATCGACCAAGCTGTCCGCAACCTTATCGCGCACCTTGCCCCAGGCGGAAGATTACTGGCCGTCGATGTCTTTGCTTCCGGGGAATCGGAAGAGGGGCTGGAACTCAAAAAAATCGGGGCCAGAACCATTCACCCCCTTCTGGAGGCGATTCCAGGGCTCACGAGCACCCAGGTACAGACCCACCCTGGCTACGAAATGATGCTGTTTGAAAAAACAACCGCATCCGGATCCGACACGTGA
- a CDS encoding glycosyltransferase: MTESLPRVSVVIINYNGVDRLEQTLHAVELLAYPEVAEVVVVDDGSSDGSQFLVRERFPHIRLVELGQNQGAAAARNRALAEAGSELIFLLDNDIVVEPDCLSHLVRAKQKVPHAGAVHPTIIDQHDPRLSAHYNGGFIHYLCAYIPKDQVEEDHAVYDVVSGGALLLEKSLAERIGGFDEAYVFNWEDGDFLFRLTLTGRPCLNVTAAKVTHTAAPRGTSKAFFQVRNRWFFIIKMYGWRTIALSAPALIVFECSQFLFLLLKGAGKEYVTGTWAAARQLPELLRKRRAVHLLKVAHDRDVLRSGDLYVPPQLLNNPVLRVFKRAYVGFFNVYWLLIRKFV; the protein is encoded by the coding sequence GTGACAGAATCATTGCCGCGTGTCAGCGTCGTGATTATCAACTACAACGGCGTGGACAGGTTGGAGCAAACTCTCCACGCCGTTGAGCTGCTTGCCTACCCGGAGGTGGCCGAAGTTGTCGTCGTCGATGACGGTTCTTCCGACGGAAGCCAATTCCTGGTCAGAGAACGATTCCCCCACATCCGACTCGTTGAACTGGGACAGAACCAGGGGGCCGCAGCGGCTCGCAACAGGGCGCTTGCCGAGGCTGGCAGCGAGCTCATTTTTCTCCTGGACAACGATATCGTCGTTGAACCGGATTGTCTCAGCCATCTGGTCCGGGCCAAACAGAAGGTCCCCCATGCCGGAGCCGTGCACCCAACCATCATCGATCAACATGACCCCCGGTTGTCCGCCCACTACAACGGGGGCTTCATCCATTACCTGTGCGCCTATATTCCCAAGGACCAGGTGGAAGAGGACCACGCCGTTTACGACGTGGTCTCCGGAGGGGCCCTGCTGCTGGAAAAATCCCTTGCGGAGCGGATAGGCGGGTTTGACGAGGCGTATGTCTTCAACTGGGAAGACGGGGATTTCTTGTTTCGCTTGACCCTTACCGGCCGTCCCTGCTTGAATGTCACTGCGGCAAAGGTCACGCACACCGCTGCGCCGCGCGGCACCTCCAAGGCCTTTTTTCAGGTCCGCAACAGGTGGTTTTTCATCATCAAGATGTATGGCTGGCGGACCATCGCGCTGAGCGCCCCGGCGCTGATTGTTTTCGAGTGCTCGCAGTTCCTTTTCCTGCTGCTTAAGGGAGCGGGGAAGGAATACGTTACCGGAACATGGGCCGCCGCGCGCCAGCTTCCCGAACTGCTCCGCAAGCGACGGGCCGTACACCTGCTCAAAGTCGCTCATGACAGAGACGTCTTGCGTTCCGGCGACCTCTACGTCCCCCCGCAGCTTCTGAACAACCCCGTGCTCAGAGTCTTCAAGCGGGCCTATGTCGGCTTTTTTAATGTCTATTGGCTCCTGATCCGGAAATTCGTCTAA
- a CDS encoding GDSL-type esterase/lipase family protein yields the protein MPKTMVSVLLALLVLSLFISVLLARQCWNSYHSLHIARLDTLGQLTFPEEEKPQSEIGPAVLFFGDSRAAAWPSPDLSQEGFRIINRGIGGQTTAQVRSRFERHVLGLDVDVLILQVGVNDLRAIAAFPHQREVILQETVTNIGWMVERATENDIHVVLSTIFPLGKLWLPRKLLLSDTVSTAIQEVNGHLKAMGGASVTLLDTETILAGNDGEVLRAYREDYLHINSRGYAALNHELAGIIQDLVFRADPMTMDAMDIGNQ from the coding sequence ATGCCCAAGACCATGGTTTCCGTCCTCTTAGCGCTCCTTGTCCTATCATTGTTCATCAGTGTCCTGCTTGCCCGGCAGTGCTGGAACTCTTACCATTCCCTGCATATAGCCCGGCTCGACACCCTTGGACAACTTACTTTCCCGGAAGAGGAAAAACCTCAATCCGAGATCGGGCCTGCCGTGCTCTTTTTTGGAGATTCCCGTGCCGCGGCATGGCCATCTCCAGATCTCTCTCAAGAAGGCTTTCGAATCATCAATCGTGGAATCGGTGGGCAGACCACGGCACAGGTCAGATCTCGTTTTGAGCGCCATGTTTTGGGACTGGACGTGGACGTGCTGATCCTTCAGGTGGGCGTGAACGATCTCCGAGCCATAGCGGCCTTTCCTCACCAGCGCGAGGTTATTCTGCAGGAAACCGTTACGAATATCGGCTGGATGGTGGAACGTGCAACGGAAAACGACATCCATGTCGTTTTGTCCACGATCTTCCCCCTAGGAAAACTCTGGCTGCCGCGGAAACTGCTGTTGTCAGACACCGTATCCACGGCGATCCAGGAGGTGAATGGCCACCTCAAGGCCATGGGGGGGGCTTCCGTAACCCTGCTGGATACGGAAACGATACTGGCTGGCAATGACGGAGAGGTTCTCCGAGCGTACCGGGAAGATTACCTGCACATCAATAGCCGGGGATATGCGGCATTGAACCATGAACTGGCCGGAATCATTCAAGACCTTGTGTTCCGCGCCGATCCCATGACGATGGACGCCATGGACATTGGGAATCAGTAG
- a CDS encoding polysaccharide deacetylase family protein has protein sequence MLHTVDRAIFEAQLRFLRDNCYQVLDAEELYLFLQRRIQLRGPGVVLTFDDGEHSLYHTAFPLLKKYGFKAVAFLVPSRILDSRNTTTQGKQWLTWAEVREMQASGVVDMQSHTMHHERIFTSPRVLDFLRPGMLDDDLKLDMPTVGDEQDGQLQIRELGMPIYAFGSRMDDDPRYFDSVRRRRACVQHVKNHGGELFFQRPGWKCELYRVWEGAETEKGERYESNFEQRNAIFSSLKASRTVLEERLQKPVRHVAFPWCIAGRVARELSWEAGYVTNFLGPLPGVPLACPEIDPFSIPRLKDDYLFRLPGKGRHSLASVFAHKLVRRMTKREIY, from the coding sequence ATGCTGCATACTGTGGACAGAGCTATCTTCGAAGCGCAGTTGAGATTTCTGCGGGATAACTGCTACCAAGTCCTTGATGCCGAAGAACTGTACCTGTTTCTCCAGCGTCGAATCCAGTTGCGGGGGCCTGGTGTCGTGCTCACCTTTGATGATGGAGAGCATAGCCTCTACCATACGGCCTTTCCGCTGCTCAAAAAATACGGCTTCAAGGCCGTGGCTTTTCTTGTCCCGAGTCGGATTCTTGATTCCCGAAATACCACCACACAGGGAAAGCAATGGCTGACCTGGGCGGAAGTTCGAGAAATGCAGGCGTCAGGTGTCGTGGATATGCAATCCCACACCATGCACCATGAGCGGATATTTACCAGTCCGCGAGTGCTGGATTTCCTTCGGCCCGGTATGCTTGACGATGACCTCAAGCTGGATATGCCCACAGTGGGAGATGAGCAGGATGGCCAACTGCAGATCCGGGAGCTGGGGATGCCGATCTATGCATTTGGTTCACGAATGGATGACGATCCACGGTACTTCGATTCCGTGCGTCGACGTAGGGCCTGCGTCCAGCATGTTAAAAACCACGGAGGTGAGCTGTTTTTTCAACGGCCAGGGTGGAAATGCGAGCTATACAGGGTATGGGAGGGCGCTGAGACCGAGAAAGGGGAACGGTACGAATCAAATTTTGAACAACGAAACGCAATCTTTTCGAGCCTCAAGGCTTCTCGAACAGTGCTGGAGGAGCGTTTGCAAAAACCTGTCCGGCATGTGGCCTTTCCTTGGTGCATTGCCGGAAGAGTGGCTCGCGAATTGAGCTGGGAGGCTGGATATGTGACAAATTTCCTGGGGCCGCTTCCTGGGGTTCCCCTGGCCTGCCCAGAAATTGATCCCTTTTCCATCCCCCGCCTCAAGGACGACTATCTCTTTCGCCTTCCAGGCAAAGGGCGGCATTCGCTTGCCAGCGTGTTCGCGCATAAGCTCGTTCGCCGGATGACCAAGCGGGAAATCTACTGA
- a CDS encoding bifunctional heptose 7-phosphate kinase/heptose 1-phosphate adenyltransferase, with amino-acid sequence MNSSFENTSYKPEDLLASIDKLAGNTVVIIGDVMLDEYIFGAVERISPEAPVPVVRIENEEYRLGGAGNVAKNITALGGRASLFGFLGGDGSGERMREMFREHGIEDGCIQECERPTTRKTRVIAQQQQIVRIDRESACVPSADGMNNLLHGVGEALEKCRVLIVSDYGKGLVSGPVMDRLRRIRESMPHELLIIVDPKPENYPAYRGVDLLTPNTKEAGVESTVRLDGGGGDSLSKDVFAAGQRLMGELESRELLITLGAKGMLLFRSPHQAVHIPTAARKVYDVTGAGDTVIAVLGLSLAAGLESLTGCLLANYAAGVVVGQIGATAVLPEHLREAVVSWPEINIRQYLIP; translated from the coding sequence ATGAACTCCTCCTTCGAAAACACATCCTACAAGCCGGAAGACTTGCTCGCGAGTATAGACAAATTGGCTGGCAACACCGTGGTCATCATCGGCGACGTCATGTTGGACGAGTACATATTCGGAGCCGTGGAGCGGATATCTCCGGAGGCTCCGGTGCCTGTCGTCCGAATTGAAAACGAGGAATATCGACTCGGCGGAGCTGGAAATGTCGCGAAAAATATTACCGCCCTGGGAGGGCGGGCTAGTTTGTTCGGTTTTTTGGGGGGCGACGGCTCTGGTGAGCGGATGCGCGAGATGTTTCGGGAACACGGCATTGAGGATGGCTGCATTCAAGAATGTGAACGACCCACAACCCGCAAGACCCGAGTCATCGCCCAACAGCAACAGATCGTCCGGATTGACCGGGAATCCGCGTGCGTGCCATCCGCCGACGGCATGAACAACCTCCTGCACGGCGTCGGAGAGGCGCTCGAGAAGTGCAGGGTGCTGATCGTCTCTGATTATGGCAAAGGCTTGGTTTCCGGGCCGGTCATGGACAGGTTGCGAAGAATCCGTGAATCGATGCCCCACGAACTCCTGATCATCGTGGATCCGAAACCGGAGAACTATCCCGCGTATCGCGGCGTCGACCTGCTCACCCCAAACACCAAGGAAGCCGGGGTCGAAAGCACTGTGCGGCTCGACGGTGGGGGGGGCGACAGCCTGAGCAAGGACGTGTTCGCCGCGGGACAGCGACTGATGGGCGAGCTTGAAAGCCGGGAACTGTTGATCACGTTGGGGGCCAAGGGGATGTTGCTGTTTCGTTCGCCCCACCAAGCCGTTCACATTCCTACAGCCGCCAGAAAGGTCTATGATGTGACCGGCGCCGGGGATACCGTCATTGCCGTGCTGGGTTTGTCCTTGGCCGCGGGATTGGAATCCTTGACGGGTTGCCTCCTGGCAAATTACGCGGCGGGAGTCGTTGTCGGGCAGATCGGGGCCACGGCAGTATTGCCGGAACACTTGCGAGAGGCCGTGGTTTCATGGCCGGAAATCAATATTCGTCAATATTTGATACCTTAA
- a CDS encoding ParB/RepB/Spo0J family partition protein, translating into MAVRGLGKGLGALLGDTERGETQNGRDVTMINVDSLRANRYQPRKYFSTESLEELAASIKAQGVLQPILVRPGTHPDEYELVAGERRWRASKLAELRHIPAIIRDLGDKESLALALIENVQREDLNALEQAQALQQLQDEFQATQNELAERTGLSRPHIANLLRLLQLPEHMQKDIQEKLYTAGHGRVLAGITDPEGQMSLRDRIISDDLSVRESERHAAYWKEHGRFAFQARQEQEMPAIAKSERMVRFEEMIIREVGLRGVKLRGTEEKGSMTMRYGSKDELARLLKILGVDAS; encoded by the coding sequence ATGGCTGTACGGGGGCTGGGTAAGGGACTCGGTGCGCTGCTGGGCGACACGGAGCGGGGTGAAACCCAGAACGGGCGCGACGTGACGATGATCAACGTGGATAGCCTGAGGGCTAATCGATATCAACCGCGTAAATACTTTTCAACCGAATCCCTAGAGGAACTGGCCGCATCGATCAAGGCGCAGGGGGTTTTGCAACCGATCCTTGTTCGCCCTGGAACTCATCCGGACGAATATGAACTGGTGGCCGGGGAACGTCGATGGAGAGCGAGCAAACTCGCCGAGCTGCGACACATTCCGGCGATCATCAGGGATCTTGGGGACAAGGAAAGCCTGGCTCTGGCACTGATCGAGAACGTCCAACGCGAAGATCTCAATGCACTGGAACAAGCTCAAGCCCTTCAGCAGCTTCAAGACGAATTTCAAGCCACGCAAAACGAACTCGCCGAACGAACCGGACTCAGCCGTCCCCATATCGCGAACTTGCTGCGGTTGCTGCAACTCCCAGAGCACATGCAAAAGGATATACAGGAAAAGCTCTACACGGCCGGACACGGTCGAGTGTTGGCGGGCATAACGGATCCGGAGGGCCAAATGTCGCTCCGGGACAGAATCATCTCTGACGACCTCAGCGTTCGAGAGTCTGAGCGACATGCCGCATACTGGAAGGAGCACGGGCGGTTTGCGTTCCAGGCTCGGCAGGAGCAAGAAATGCCAGCGATCGCTAAGAGTGAGCGGATGGTCAGGTTCGAGGAGATGATCATTCGCGAGGTCGGCCTGCGAGGGGTCAAACTTCGCGGTACGGAAGAAAAGGGTAGCATGACCATGCGCTACGGATCAAAGGACGAACTGGCCAGATTATTGAAAATACTTGGGGTCGACGCGTCATGA
- a CDS encoding ParA family protein has product MTEVIVLANQKGGVGKTTTAVNLAACLAVMEKKVLLVDCDPQGNATSGVGWDKHVNRGDLYSVYYSAQDFHKAVHATSFPYLSVLPATSDLVGAELELVGKKNREFYLRDGIKSLEHDFDFVVIDCPPSLGLLTVNALCAARHLIVPMQCEFYALEGMAQLMRTFKLVRQRLNARLDLLGVVLTMHDPRSNLTKDVETEVYTHFPGQVFTTPIPRNVRLSEAPSHGLPVINYDIKSKGSQAYLKFAEECFARLDERRKSIKEQGSDFFSVL; this is encoded by the coding sequence GTGACTGAAGTCATAGTGCTTGCAAATCAAAAAGGTGGGGTGGGAAAAACGACAACCGCCGTAAACCTCGCAGCATGTTTAGCCGTGATGGAAAAAAAAGTCCTCCTGGTTGATTGTGATCCTCAAGGGAATGCCACGAGTGGAGTAGGGTGGGACAAACACGTGAACCGTGGAGACCTTTATTCTGTGTATTATTCTGCACAGGATTTCCATAAGGCCGTCCACGCGACAAGCTTTCCATATCTGTCCGTGCTTCCCGCCACGTCGGATCTGGTCGGCGCGGAGCTGGAATTGGTTGGGAAAAAAAATCGTGAATTCTATCTGCGCGACGGCATCAAATCGCTGGAGCACGATTTTGACTTTGTGGTCATCGACTGCCCGCCGTCGTTGGGATTGTTGACGGTGAATGCCTTGTGCGCGGCCCGACACTTAATCGTGCCGATGCAATGTGAGTTTTATGCTCTGGAGGGGATGGCCCAGTTGATGCGGACTTTCAAACTGGTTCGTCAGCGACTGAATGCGAGATTGGATCTTTTGGGTGTGGTGCTGACCATGCACGACCCTCGCAGTAATCTTACCAAGGATGTGGAAACCGAGGTATATACCCATTTTCCCGGTCAGGTCTTTACAACACCGATTCCAAGAAACGTTCGACTGTCCGAGGCGCCAAGCCATGGGCTCCCTGTAATCAATTACGATATCAAGTCCAAAGGATCGCAGGCCTATCTTAAATTCGCGGAGGAATGCTTCGCTCGGCTTGATGAGAGAAGGAAAAGCATCAAGGAGCAAGGCTCCGACTTTTTTTCCGTCTTGTAG
- a CDS encoding GAK system XXXCH domain-containing protein produces the protein MNFPALKNQMQELFLAIQQAADSGELPALNEVASFLQATEKMTINAQEAWHSEAEDFLHLTRQLHMVVKKRNVQEAVLLLDALRDAQEFCHRSFKSES, from the coding sequence ATGAATTTTCCAGCGCTTAAAAACCAAATGCAAGAGTTGTTTTTGGCAATACAGCAGGCAGCAGATTCTGGTGAATTGCCAGCTCTGAATGAGGTCGCCTCTTTTTTGCAAGCCACTGAAAAAATGACCATAAATGCACAGGAAGCATGGCATTCCGAAGCAGAAGACTTCCTCCACCTGACCCGGCAACTGCATATGGTCGTAAAAAAGCGAAACGTTCAAGAGGCCGTGCTTCTTCTCGATGCTCTGCGAGATGCTCAAGAATTCTGTCATCGGTCGTTCAAGTCGGAGAGTTAA
- a CDS encoding slipin family protein: MTAYLPILLIVAFFLFSAIRILNEYERGVIFRLGRYVATKGPGLIILIPLLDKMVKTSLRTVAMDVPHQDVITKDNVSIKVNAVIYFRVIEPSKSVLAIEDFLFATSQLSQTTLRSVCGAVELDQILSQREEVNMQIQSILDAQTDAWGIKVSGVELKHVDLPTEMQRAMAKQAEAERERRAKIINAEGEFQAAERLTQAAEIISRNPEALSLRYLQTMREMAASGQATILPIPLDFLRLNRP, from the coding sequence ATGACTGCTTATCTCCCAATACTGCTTATTGTCGCTTTTTTTCTTTTCTCCGCGATCCGTATTCTCAATGAATACGAGCGAGGAGTTATTTTTCGTTTAGGCCGGTATGTCGCCACCAAGGGTCCTGGCTTGATTATCCTGATCCCCCTTTTGGATAAAATGGTTAAAACCAGCCTCCGTACCGTAGCCATGGACGTCCCTCACCAGGATGTCATCACCAAGGACAACGTGAGCATCAAGGTCAATGCAGTCATATATTTCCGCGTTATCGAACCATCCAAGTCCGTCCTGGCCATCGAAGATTTTTTGTTCGCGACCTCACAACTTTCTCAAACCACTTTGCGCAGCGTTTGCGGGGCTGTTGAGCTGGATCAGATATTATCCCAGCGTGAAGAAGTGAACATGCAAATACAATCCATTCTTGATGCCCAAACGGATGCCTGGGGCATCAAGGTTTCTGGTGTTGAATTGAAGCACGTCGACCTGCCTACGGAAATGCAGCGAGCCATGGCCAAACAGGCTGAAGCCGAACGTGAACGGCGCGCTAAAATTATCAACGCCGAAGGTGAGTTTCAGGCGGCTGAAAGGTTAACGCAGGCCGCGGAAATCATCTCACGCAACCCTGAAGCCCTTTCCTTGCGCTACCTGCAAACCATGCGTGAAATGGCTGCATCGGGACAAGCAACTATTTTGCCTATTCCACTTGACTTTTTGAGATTGAATCGTCCATAG